A window of Osmerus mordax isolate fOsmMor3 chromosome 11, fOsmMor3.pri, whole genome shotgun sequence genomic DNA:
AAGTCATTTGAAGGATATTCCTCAAGTAAATAAACATATAAGACAATAGCCTATTTAGTGTGGCCTTCCTTTGAATGTAAAATTGCATTAATTGCTTTGGAAGACAGTGCCGTTTTGTAAATTATTGCAGTTTGCCATATTTCTTCTTATGACTTTATGACAGATTTTGTTCTCACACAgcttgaaacacaattatgatgATGTCGGGAGTCAGAAGCCTGATATATTTGCTCATAATGTATACAGTAGacatttattttatgttttattttaatttaattttttacAAGTGAAACGTGGAAAGATAAATATCCAACAGGGGACGCACTGGAGTACCTTTCCACCTTCTCCAGTTGCTATCGCTCTGACGTCAGTGCGTTCCTGAGCATGCCTACAAGGCTCGAAAATAAACAAAGACCGAAAAGGGGACAATTGATCACAACCTGCCATAAACTTAATTTTAAATACTTTTTGAGCAATTTAATGTCATATTTATACACCGCGGCTAATACAGGACGTGTCTTTAAACATGGACAACTCATTGTTGATGCGAGTGAGTGTATTTTCCGATCAGGGAGGCAGAAAATACATGGAGGATGTTACCGAGGTTGTAGTAGAGCCAGAGCCGGGGGAGGACGAGCTGAACGCGGACGAAAAATGCGAAACCAAAGGGGATTGCTCGGCGGTCAGCTCGGTACAAGACGGCGTGCATCCACAGTGGACTATTAAGAATGCATTGAACGACGCTCTGTCTGCGTCTGCACCCACTACAGTAGCATGCACACAATTTGTACAAAATGATAACCGAAGTTGTGCTTCCACTGCAACACCATCGACTGAAGAAAACTCGCCGGCAGAGAGCGAGACCGAGAAGAACCTCCCCCATCGCTCTGTGGCGTTCTTTGCTGTGTTCGATGGCCATGGAGGCCGCGAAGCCGCGCAATTTGCGCGAGACTATTTGTGGGAATTTATCAAGAAACAACGTGGTTTTTGGTCTAAGGATGACGATGAAGTGTGTTCAGCCATTCGGAAGGGGTTCGTTGCTTGTCACCATGCAATGTGGAAAAAGCTGCGTAAGTTGATAACAAAGCTAGggttagctaatgttagcttagCTTGCTATCGCATTTTCAAGCACTTGACAAGCGGTTGACATGACCAATGTGCAGCAATACAAATACTCCTTGTAACATAACACTGTTGTTttgcaaagttattttgatgtcattttCACATCTACGGTTCACTTGGCCGATTTATTAGGTTACCTTAAAGACACGATCCACTTGAAATGGATTGCATTTACCTACCATTGCTAACTAGCTCAGGCTGTGGACTCAATATTCTACTCGTCAATTCTCTTTGGCCATGTTCTGCTCACATACTGTATCAAATTCAGCACAAGTAATTGTGCTCATTAAGGCTAGCATATTCATACTCTATCACATTAATCTTTAAGGATGTATTCTGTGAAACAGGACATTTACTAAAATTAGGATATTATGTGTTTTGGTCTTCTGGCTTTGATCTTGGCTGTGTTATCATGTACATCCGGCTTTGACAAGACATGTCAGCATTTCTTTCTTCAGAAAATTACTTTTCTAAGGGACTGGTAGAAGGTCAGTCTCGTCCTTGGGGTATCAAGAATAAATAATCTCCAGAAGCATTTGTCTTGTTAAATTGGCTTTAAATAATTGTGTGACTGCAGGTGTAGCTTTATCAAATCTATCAAGATAGGCAATTCACTTTCATAATGTTACACATTCAGATATAATTACTTGACATTTGTGACTAAAGCTTGGGCCATTGCAACATGTTcacatgttattttcttcacttTTTAGCGGAATGGCCAAAGACACTAACTGGTCTGCCCAGTACATCAGGCACTACAGCCAGTGTTGTGGTCATCCGGGGGAACCGCATGTATGTCGCCCATGTAGGGGACTCCGCAGTGGTTCTGGGGGTCCAGGATGATCCTTCAGATCAGTTCATCAGAGCTGTGGAGGTCACACAAGACCACAAGCCTGAGCTGCCCAAGGAAAGAGAACGCATCGAGGGGTTGGGAGGCAGGTAAGATTTATAACAACCCAGACCTCAACACAATAGAATCATGCCCTTATGCGCCCATGCATGTCTAGACAACCCCTATGACAAGCAAGAAAACATTGAAGTCTTATCTATCTTATGTATCTCTGTCTTAACATTGCTGTAACAATGCCAGTAGGCTGTGTTTTCCTTTACATGGTTGTCTTTTGTTTTATCTATACTGATTACTTGAATAATTGGTTGGATTTGATACACAAATGGTCTGAACCCTTCTCCGATTCTGTGATtaatccccctccctgccccggcCCTGGCCCGTTCCTTCCAAAGTGTGATCAAGAAGTCAGGGGTGAACCGGGTGGTGTGGAAAAGACCCAGGCTTACCCATAATGGCCCGGTCCGTAGAAGTACTGTGATTGACCAGATCCCATTCCTGGCTGTGGCCAGAGCTCTAGGTAACGGCACACCACTGCTTTACCACATACCTCCATGGCTTAAATGTTAACAAGAAACACTGCTAAACTGCTTGaatttttgtcattttttccTCAAGCATAAAACCGTTAATGCATCTTAAAATACCAGTACCACTGGAGTTTACACTCGGGTGTATTCCCTTTGTGTCTCTGTCCACAGGAGACCTGTGGAGCTATGACTTCTACAGTGGGGAGTTTGTGGTTTCCCCCGAGCCAGACACTTGTGTGGTAACCCTTGACCCTAGCAAACACCGTTACGTCATCCTAGGCAGCGACGGCTTGTGGAACATGGTGCCGCCTCAGGACGCTGTATCGATGTGCCAGGACAACGACGAGGCTATGGTGAGTGTGGCACAGCCGGGGGCTTCTTATCAGCTCTGACATCCTATGTCAGTATATccgaaacacgttttttttgttcCCGCAGGCTCCGTGCGGAGTCTCCAGCGCCCGTCAGCTTGTGAGCCATGCCTTGTTGAGATGGCGCCAGCGCATGCTTCGTGCGGACAACACGAGTGCCATCGTCATCGCCCTGCAGGAGCCTGGGGCACCCCAGGAGTCCCTTCACCACGAGGAGGTGCTGCTCAACTTAGCCAAGGTGTCTCAGTGTGGACCAACCATGGACTCCCGCTCCAACACACCCATCATCAAGGTGAGTAGAACTGTCTCCTCATCCCTACgcaaacacatttacacaatCTAGTGAATCTACTATAAAAACGCAAGGACAGCGGGACATTAATGCTGTCACAATCATTAGCAGGTTTGTTTGTGGCTGATGTCATGTGTGATTGAGTGGGACTTTTTCACAGTGTAGCAAAGGTTTTGCTGTTGCAGCACATATTAGCATGAGTATAATTCCTGAGATGACATGATTTGCTGTTGTCCATCCCCTTCCTGACTGCTACTGCTTCATTTTTTGCAGGTCCCTGAAGTGGACATGccctcagctgtgtgtgagctCCTCCCCACCCTAGAGCGGCGGAGTGGCCTGTCAGGCAGCAGCCTGTATGCCCTGTCCCTGGCAGACCCCTTTGCCCCCCCACCTCTTCACTCAGACTCAGATGAGGATCTCCCCCGGCCTCTCCTGATGGGCACTGCTGacatgggggagggagatgccACCAGAGCGCCCGGCGGCAAACGGACTCACGAGGAGTCCTTGCCGTCAGCAACATCAGCGGCCAAGAGAGCTCGGCGCAGGAACAACGGCGAGAAAATATCTTTGAGTCGCAACAGTGGAAAAGACCAGAAACAGTCATCCAACGTTTCAGCACTCCTCCAGCCACACAGCaaaaccactgtgtgtgtgtgttgagacacACTTACAAACTATAAACgtgcgggcacacacacacacatgctgcctcctccacacctctttCTAAAAGACCATTACAAGTGTTGTGGGTCCTTCCATAAATTAGTATACAATGAAATCAACTGATGTCCAGTCAAATGTTTAACTACAGTTTACTTCCCTGAGATTGACAAGAGCTCAGTTCCACATTATTTACTACTTTTTTCTCATCCAGAATGATGGGAAATTTATTTTAAGCAGTATGTTATTTGAACTTGTAAAatgttttactttgtgatgcaAACAATTAAATATTAACTTGTGTAAATATTCTGAGTAATTGGTAGTTGTGCAAGTGAGGACATGTTTTACTTCATGTAaagcaatatattttttatacattgttttattttactatgagaaaaacaaaacataccATTTTTAGATTTTCACTGTCATTTACATGTTTTTCTGATTCTTGAATCATTGGATTAGTTTGTTTGCATAGTCATTTGAAACTGATGGTGCTGCAACAGTAAATTCCAGTAAATTAACAAGTAACCTAAATGTTAATTTGTTATTGATGGTTACTTGTACATACACAGTTGAGAAAGTTACCAATGTTACAAAAGAGGCCACCCAGTGGACGTTCTTTGAAACTACACCACTTTGTAACCTCATTGGAGGGATTTGTCCTCCACATCTACACGAGTCATTTACTAGCCTCTAACTATGGAAACTATTGGGACTGAGTTAGATCAGTACCACTCCTTGTTTGTTGTGACATTGCCACAGGTGGGGTTTTAGGAAATGTTTTTTCCTTGTCGAGGTTCCATTCTCCAACTGAACCTAAATTACAGGTTGTGTTTTATAATTTGTCATTCCTATTCACTTCATGCCTTATGTTATGTCTGTTCCCATTTTGCGCTTGAAAAGTTGATTTATGTGTAGCCAGATAAAGTTGGCAGTAAGTAAAAAGCAACCCTTATCACCAGTAAGGCTGCTGGGTTTGACATTTGGGATTGTGGTATTTGTGTGCTAGTTTTCCCAGCTACATGCTATAGTAAAAATTGATTAGTTGAGGTCATAAAGTTGTTTGATGGCCAAAGTGCAATTTCAACTGGACAAATTGTAGCATTTTTATTTACTACATTTCCAAGTTTTACTAAATCACACTCTTAACTTGGACATATTAAGCTAAAACAGGTTTTGGTTGGGGGGATGTTGTGTAGATGATTCCTAAACAGTGTTATTCAGGGGAAGTGATTCACCTTGATAAATCATGGCATTCTTTTTTGCTTTGTGTGAATAAGATTGTGCTTACAGCATCTAGTGCATGTCATCTGTACAGTGTAaatgtgaaagaaaaaaaacacttggAAACTATATGAAATAAAGATATGTTTTCTCAATAAAGGCTTTACTGAATTTACTTGAATGCAGTTATTTGGGCCCTGTACACAATATTGTAACTAAACAATGTGTACTAACTATTATACATCATGTTTTAGTTCATTAGCATACATTAATGTTAATGtgcataaatgcacacacaaacacacacacaatatactgAGGTATTCTGTATCAATTGAagcatgtaaaatgtatcttgtcCAATTGGTTTGGACACATTATAAAAATTAAGTATCTGGAATGCTTAGTAGTACTTAAACAATGAGAAGTATTATATTTAGAAAGAAAGAAGATTTATAAAGAAAGTAGTTTATACATAAAGTTTGTTTGTCAACATTAATTGCACAGTAACAATAATTTCACAACTTTGTTGCTTGTGTCAAGGGGATTTAGTGTTTTCGGGTGAGAGTTATGGTACCCCAGTCTATCTGACTGCAACATTCTATAACAACACCTTTGCATGCACAAGCATGAGAACATGCTAAATGAGTTTCTGATAGTTTGAGTTTGGCATATTGTTCAAACTGAGTCACCAAGACGAGAAATAGTTGGCACTTGTTGCAAGTGCATGAAATATGTAGAACAGAAACACTGAGATTGTTGACGCCACAGATAATGGCAGATAATGCAGATAATTCATTTTATTCCAAGACACTTCAGTGtcacagaaaacacaaacactccagAAGCAGTAGCGATGAGGTCAAGCATAAGTGTTGAAGCTCTAGTCTACATAATTTGGAAAAGCAACACAATAAGAGAGTATTAACAATATACATTTCATTATTCATTCAAGTATTGGTATCTTAACAAAACATCTGACT
This region includes:
- the LOC136951680 gene encoding protein phosphatase 1D-like; protein product: MDNSLLMRVSVFSDQGGRKYMEDVTEVVVEPEPGEDELNADEKCETKGDCSAVSSVQDGVHPQWTIKNALNDALSASAPTTVACTQFVQNDNRSCASTATPSTEENSPAESETEKNLPHRSVAFFAVFDGHGGREAAQFARDYLWEFIKKQRGFWSKDDDEVCSAIRKGFVACHHAMWKKLPEWPKTLTGLPSTSGTTASVVVIRGNRMYVAHVGDSAVVLGVQDDPSDQFIRAVEVTQDHKPELPKERERIEGLGGSVIKKSGVNRVVWKRPRLTHNGPVRRSTVIDQIPFLAVARALGDLWSYDFYSGEFVVSPEPDTCVVTLDPSKHRYVILGSDGLWNMVPPQDAVSMCQDNDEAMAPCGVSSARQLVSHALLRWRQRMLRADNTSAIVIALQEPGAPQESLHHEEVLLNLAKVSQCGPTMDSRSNTPIIKVPEVDMPSAVCELLPTLERRSGLSGSSLYALSLADPFAPPPLHSDSDEDLPRPLLMGTADMGEGDATRAPGGKRTHEESLPSATSAAKRARRRNNGEKISLSRNSGKDQKQSSNVSALLQPHSKTTVCVC